The Elusimicrobiota bacterium genome includes a region encoding these proteins:
- a CDS encoding carbohydrate binding domain-containing protein — translation MKNKSAIKRFSDLAIKWVLLTHLLTYSLTHCLYAEEFDIDDWQEIRQQKQEKTFQEETIEIAKPESFQASSTTAVSEPTVPAILAEGIELPYESKLAISGRKFIGMKFSTSKYLHTREDKRTQPTAGGFELAQQLQVRVKGTVKRKISVNVDYDDTVENKKDISIVYKGDPDEFVQEAAFGDISLSLPGTEFVSYGKAAFGAMAKLKYKKANAWGIFSRTKGTTETKRFRGATTFEKKEINDTAYLRRKYYKLALDASHIPIKAGSEKIYVDDRIATNNTILTSTITVSKYGISNSTESGTFDLLYPGSDYTIDYEKGIIIFRKSISQNYVIAVDYEKKDGTRVIDDNPAQSYKMIKDETETLQQYELKNYYSLGQTKIIRDDNRGNFILKIMDLARKDTPEIAKYPDNIEVDFETGTFWFVKTSTPFPPTTYATSPTRNYIIYTEYRYRTKNYLIRPNIVPQSEKILMDGKPLNRDTDYFIDYDSGFITFLNEEKISDTTLIDVTYEWAPFAGQMEQTVVGVRGEYAPFNNFSVGSTFLYNFPAKPLTSPDIHSTPESIAVYEFDTRTSFKHLPFQPSFSGEYAGSIRDPNTFGNAIIENMEGVKQADTFSTDDESWKYSANLSGDVTASGTFSWNNVEVKNGDINPSVPENERDAKQQVLNITYKLNSTREGSVIYPISKLGLDYTKKLFLEFWMYGDNSNDEITVSLGSLNEDADEDDVLDTEDKNSDGVLNPNEDTGIVFNHSDGSVTIIGANNGKIDTEDLDGDGVLRRTDNILGNYSMATFVNSDGTVGFKDESGTTYKSISWTAGWKHFIVPLGDVSQWIAVKQVRITVKSPLGNSTTRTMQFSNIALVGNKWEKPTITGGGSSEMTVTAINNVDNTNYTPLYKTFPSVYKDLYNLESRDLADKKEQALQLKYTLENSSPTSTATTRVVFSRAADYSKHKELTYFLWADNSKGATFSIQFGAESAYYEHTITPNWSGWKKIILKLVDINKDNKPDTLICNAGEGQIIAVGNPVFTNISQIKIIVKNLTGTKIENGEIWVNEIFLDDPYKIVGYAHRENADFAVPDWASFGAAYKYIDRDFQTLTTQIANRDSETMSGYFNMPQIWLLKPSFLRWIAVPLNTAVSKSITTTPSAVQTGPTKLVSILDEGKVISVSGNAATSVTIPLLPRLSATYSKSITETNLLYQRDETNSYQGTFDYTNPLKLYVTPNDLSGTYSRSDAYRGYPQEKPVNFEDLTKQTTTWYLLTYTNNYSGRTSFTPLGWLENWFGIKPFSNLSLQPTYKFTETWEQKRLSDTEKPAYPKSDSQSTAVSTAFRIFAWFQPSASVSSNINQTYNLTISTVPLTSGTTGRTEANTKTIDRTSGGSVSVSLTPRDIINFKPLNSLSLNSSYEIADGDSYENVIKEEYVYNKFFVRDEIWHIKSIPNKIYSGKQKSLTLSDTIRANARYSPFDYINFPGRFSPVNSITTTSAYSRTDRRTNTTGTESQTITTNWPDLTAGISETEKFFFVEKYVSDTQVNLRYTKRTTDDFAFKQKTKFDQSVSNSYDYRFNFIKKFDCFTSYSITRSFSKNIQQNKITGDGTSQSAAFQTGYRWKDWRFTPRYDWQKNYEIDGTPKVTKNSVSHTGSLGINYDVSKPITWQIPFSSAKLELKNRLTMSSSLKYARSIDTVVDNNNTDTYSVSISGDYTISDNLRMNLGSAGSYFQNRKRKQEDYYSMEISSSLTITF, via the coding sequence ATGAAAAACAAATCAGCAATTAAGCGATTTAGCGATTTAGCAATTAAGTGGGTTTTACTTACTCACTTACTCACTTACTCACTTACTCACTGTCTCTATGCAGAAGAATTTGATATTGATGACTGGCAGGAAATCCGTCAGCAGAAACAGGAAAAAACATTTCAGGAAGAAACAATAGAGATAGCGAAGCCGGAATCGTTCCAGGCAAGTTCTACAACTGCTGTTTCTGAACCAACTGTGCCTGCGATACTTGCAGAAGGGATTGAACTACCATATGAGTCCAAACTGGCGATTTCAGGCAGAAAGTTTATCGGAATGAAATTTTCTACCTCTAAATATCTGCATACACGCGAAGATAAACGAACCCAGCCGACTGCAGGCGGGTTTGAACTTGCACAGCAACTCCAGGTTCGCGTTAAAGGAACTGTTAAACGAAAAATCAGTGTAAATGTGGACTACGACGATACTGTAGAAAACAAAAAGGATATTTCAATCGTGTATAAAGGCGACCCGGATGAATTCGTTCAGGAAGCCGCATTTGGCGATATCTCGCTCTCACTACCCGGAACAGAGTTTGTTTCTTACGGTAAAGCAGCGTTCGGTGCAATGGCGAAGTTAAAATATAAAAAAGCAAATGCATGGGGTATTTTTTCCAGAACAAAAGGTACAACTGAAACAAAACGGTTTCGTGGTGCGACTACTTTTGAAAAAAAAGAGATAAATGATACCGCATATCTCAGACGAAAATACTATAAACTTGCACTGGATGCATCACATATTCCAATAAAAGCTGGTAGCGAAAAAATTTATGTTGACGACCGTATCGCTACAAACAATACTATTCTTACCTCTACAATTACCGTATCAAAATACGGTATCAGTAATTCAACCGAGTCAGGCACTTTTGACCTTTTGTATCCCGGCAGTGATTACACAATAGATTATGAGAAAGGGATAATTATATTCAGAAAATCTATTTCACAGAATTATGTGATTGCAGTGGACTATGAGAAAAAAGATGGCACAAGAGTTATAGACGATAATCCAGCACAATCGTATAAGATGATAAAAGATGAAACAGAAACACTACAACAATACGAGTTAAAAAATTACTATTCATTAGGTCAGACAAAAATTATCAGAGATGATAACAGAGGCAATTTTATACTGAAAATAATGGATTTAGCACGAAAAGATACGCCTGAAATCGCTAAATATCCGGATAATATAGAAGTAGATTTTGAAACCGGCACTTTCTGGTTTGTCAAAACCAGCACACCATTCCCGCCAACTACATATGCGACATCGCCAACACGAAATTATATAATTTATACAGAATACCGATATAGAACAAAAAACTATCTAATCAGACCGAATATCGTACCGCAATCAGAAAAAATCCTGATGGATGGCAAACCACTCAACAGAGATACGGATTATTTTATAGATTACGATTCCGGTTTTATTACCTTCTTGAATGAAGAAAAAATATCGGATACTACATTGATAGATGTGACATATGAATGGGCGCCATTTGCAGGTCAGATGGAACAGACAGTTGTCGGTGTCCGCGGCGAATATGCGCCGTTTAATAATTTTTCGGTTGGCTCTACATTCCTGTATAATTTTCCAGCCAAACCGCTAACCTCGCCTGATATTCATTCAACACCTGAAAGTATCGCAGTATATGAATTTGATACGCGGACTTCGTTCAAGCACCTGCCATTCCAACCCTCGTTTTCAGGCGAGTATGCTGGAAGTATCAGAGACCCGAATACTTTTGGGAATGCTATAATTGAGAATATGGAAGGTGTAAAACAGGCGGATACATTTTCTACCGACGATGAAAGCTGGAAGTATTCAGCAAATCTGTCTGGTGATGTAACTGCCAGCGGCACGTTTTCGTGGAATAATGTAGAGGTAAAAAATGGTGATATTAACCCGTCAGTGCCTGAAAACGAGCGAGATGCGAAACAACAGGTGCTGAATATTACATACAAACTTAACTCAACCCGAGAAGGGTCAGTAATTTATCCAATCTCTAAACTTGGCCTGGATTATACAAAAAAACTGTTTCTGGAATTCTGGATGTATGGCGATAATTCTAACGATGAAATTACAGTTTCGCTCGGCTCACTGAATGAAGATGCAGATGAGGATGATGTCTTGGATACAGAAGATAAAAACTCTGATGGTGTTTTGAACCCGAATGAGGATACTGGTATCGTGTTTAATCATTCTGACGGCTCTGTTACTATTATCGGCGCTAATAACGGCAAAATTGATACAGAAGATTTAGATGGTGATGGTGTTTTGCGACGGACTGATAATATTCTCGGGAATTACAGCATGGCGACTTTTGTAAATTCAGACGGAACAGTCGGTTTTAAAGATGAAAGCGGAACTACATATAAAAGTATTTCCTGGACGGCGGGCTGGAAACATTTTATAGTGCCATTAGGCGATGTCTCACAATGGATTGCAGTAAAACAGGTTCGTATAACAGTAAAATCGCCACTCGGTAATTCAACAACACGTACTATGCAATTCTCAAATATAGCGCTCGTCGGTAATAAATGGGAAAAACCAACAATTACAGGGGGTGGTAGCAGTGAAATGACCGTAACCGCAATTAACAATGTTGATAATACTAACTATACACCATTATACAAAACATTCCCATCTGTCTACAAAGACCTGTATAATCTTGAAAGCCGTGATTTAGCCGATAAAAAAGAACAGGCACTTCAATTGAAATATACGCTTGAAAACAGTTCACCGACCTCAACTGCGACGACAAGAGTGGTATTTTCTCGCGCAGCTGACTATTCAAAACATAAAGAACTAACATACTTTCTATGGGCTGATAATTCAAAAGGTGCCACATTCTCAATCCAGTTCGGCGCCGAGTCGGCTTACTATGAACATACAATTACTCCAAACTGGTCGGGCTGGAAAAAAATTATACTTAAACTGGTAGATATAAATAAAGATAATAAACCCGATACACTGATATGTAATGCAGGTGAAGGACAGATTATCGCCGTCGGGAATCCGGTATTTACAAATATCTCGCAAATCAAAATAATAGTAAAAAATTTAACTGGCACGAAAATAGAAAATGGCGAAATATGGGTTAACGAAATCTTTCTTGATGACCCGTATAAAATTGTTGGCTATGCACATAGAGAGAATGCCGATTTTGCAGTGCCTGATTGGGCGTCGTTTGGCGCAGCGTATAAATATATAGACCGCGATTTCCAAACACTTACTACCCAGATTGCTAACCGGGATAGTGAGACAATGTCAGGCTATTTTAATATGCCGCAAATATGGTTGCTGAAACCATCGTTTTTAAGATGGATTGCAGTCCCGCTAAATACCGCCGTCTCAAAATCAATAACAACTACACCGTCCGCTGTTCAAACAGGTCCAACAAAACTGGTCTCTATTCTGGATGAAGGTAAGGTTATTTCAGTATCAGGTAATGCCGCAACTTCTGTCACTATACCGCTACTGCCACGATTGTCAGCCACATACTCAAAATCAATCACAGAAACTAATCTGTTATATCAGCGTGATGAAACTAATTCGTATCAGGGTACCTTTGATTACACTAATCCGTTAAAACTTTATGTAACACCTAACGACCTCTCAGGAACATATTCAAGGTCGGATGCATACCGCGGATATCCACAGGAAAAGCCAGTAAATTTTGAGGATTTAACTAAACAGACAACCACATGGTATCTATTGACCTACACTAATAATTATTCAGGCAGAACATCGTTCACACCACTTGGCTGGTTGGAGAACTGGTTTGGAATAAAGCCATTTTCTAATCTGTCACTGCAACCTACATACAAATTTACAGAGACATGGGAACAAAAACGGCTCTCTGATACTGAAAAACCAGCATATCCAAAAAGTGATAGTCAGTCCACAGCCGTTTCTACAGCATTCCGAATTTTTGCGTGGTTTCAACCTTCTGCATCTGTGAGCTCAAACATCAACCAGACATATAACCTTACAATCTCAACTGTGCCACTTACAAGTGGTACAACAGGTCGGACAGAGGCAAATACAAAAACGATTGACCGAACTTCAGGCGGTAGCGTATCTGTCTCGTTGACACCACGCGATATCATTAATTTTAAACCATTAAACTCACTTTCGCTAAATTCGTCATATGAGATTGCCGACGGTGATTCATATGAGAATGTAATCAAAGAAGAATATGTATATAACAAGTTTTTTGTCCGAGATGAAATATGGCATATAAAATCAATCCCGAATAAAATTTATAGCGGGAAACAAAAATCACTCACACTGTCAGATACTATCAGAGCGAATGCACGATATTCGCCGTTTGATTACATAAATTTTCCAGGCAGATTCTCGCCTGTGAACTCCATTACAACAACATCCGCATATTCAAGAACAGACCGACGAACTAATACTACTGGCACTGAAAGCCAGACGATTACTACAAACTGGCCTGATTTAACAGCAGGTATCTCAGAAACCGAAAAGTTCTTCTTTGTTGAAAAATATGTCTCGGATACACAGGTGAATCTAAGATATACAAAAAGAACAACGGATGATTTCGCATTCAAACAGAAAACTAAATTTGACCAATCTGTCTCTAATTCGTATGATTACAGGTTCAACTTTATCAAAAAATTTGACTGCTTTACCTCGTATTCAATCACAAGAAGTTTTAGTAAAAATATCCAGCAAAACAAAATTACTGGCGACGGGACATCCCAATCTGCAGCATTTCAAACGGGTTACCGATGGAAAGATTGGCGGTTTACACCACGATATGATTGGCAAAAAAATTATGAAATAGACGGGACTCCAAAAGTAACTAAAAACTCGGTTAGCCATACCGGTTCACTCGGTATAAATTACGATGTCTCTAAACCAATCACCTGGCAAATACCATTCTCATCTGCAAAACTTGAACTCAAAAATAGGCTCACCATGTCTAGTAGTTTAAAATATGCACGAAGTATTGACACTGTTGTTGATAATAATAATACCGATACCTACTCAGTATCAATAAGTGGTGATTATACCATTTCGGATAATTTAAGGATGAATCTCGGCTCAGCGGGTTCATATTTCCAAAACAGAAAACGAAAACAGGAAGATTACTATTCTATGGAAATATCATCGTCACTTACAATCACATTCTAA
- a CDS encoding LptF/LptG family permease, producing the protein MKIIYRYIIKEFFPKFFVSLLVFTFILLMDQLFDLTDLLLNKGAGLSDTLLLFLYILPSLFMFTVPMAILAGTLLLFCRLNDDNEITAIRTAGISIISVMKPVLIVSFFLSLIMLYFNSTVAPSANHKFKLLYYRILYKNPVMQLAEKSFVQLQNYDIYVKKITNDNILHNVLIYKWETDLPTITIAETAEMAIAEGGGGEGGGGRGTFFRLNTGTTLQENLQKIGDFTLCSFDSNDLILQTSEKMDFLDRRESGCRELNSSMLLKKAKTGPAYLKNSYITEYYLRYAIGWAGIIFVIIAVPLSLLPKKRAKSFGIAVTVGLIFVYYILLITSTTLGEKGFMNPIFAVWLPNFVIGLVGIKLTTSIAKK; encoded by the coding sequence ATGAAAATAATCTACCGCTACATTATAAAAGAATTTTTTCCGAAGTTTTTTGTTTCACTGCTGGTTTTTACTTTTATTCTGTTGATGGACCAGCTTTTTGACCTCACTGATTTGTTATTAAACAAAGGTGCGGGTTTATCAGATACATTATTACTTTTTTTGTATATCTTACCATCGCTTTTTATGTTCACAGTGCCAATGGCTATTCTGGCAGGAACACTGCTTTTATTCTGCCGACTTAACGATGACAACGAGATAACCGCAATTCGGACTGCTGGAATTTCAATAATATCTGTTATGAAACCGGTATTGATAGTTTCGTTTTTTTTGTCGTTGATTATGCTTTATTTTAATTCTACAGTAGCGCCGTCAGCAAACCATAAATTCAAACTGCTTTATTACCGTATACTTTACAAAAATCCGGTAATGCAGTTAGCGGAAAAAAGTTTTGTTCAACTCCAGAATTATGATATCTATGTTAAAAAAATTACAAATGACAATATCTTACACAATGTGCTTATTTACAAATGGGAGACAGATTTGCCAACAATCACTATTGCTGAAACTGCTGAAATGGCAATTGCAGAAGGGGGAGGTGGTGAAGGTGGGGGTGGTAGAGGTACTTTTTTTCGGCTTAATACAGGAACGACATTACAAGAAAATCTACAAAAAATTGGCGATTTCACGCTATGCAGTTTTGATAGTAATGACCTGATACTTCAAACATCTGAAAAAATGGATTTCCTTGACAGACGAGAAAGTGGCTGTAGAGAGTTGAACTCAAGCATGTTATTGAAAAAAGCAAAAACCGGACCGGCTTATCTAAAAAATTCTTATATTACCGAATACTATCTCAGGTATGCAATTGGCTGGGCAGGTATTATATTTGTAATTATCGCAGTTCCGCTTTCATTACTGCCTAAAAAACGGGCAAAAAGTTTTGGTATCGCTGTAACAGTTGGTTTAATTTTTGTTTATTATATTCTGTTGATTACAAGCACAACTTTGGGTGAGAAGGGCTTTATGAATCCGATATTCGCGGTTTGGCTACCTAATTTTGTCATCGGGCTTGTCGGGATTAAACTGACAACAAGCATCGCAAAAAAATAA
- a CDS encoding LptF/LptG family permease, which translates to MKIVDRYLLRAFLKSLLLSVVIFLFIICITYIFDRINIIFKFNAPLSLFLLSLWYSLPNWFALVFPVAGLLAVLFSLGDLARNNEITALRTSGLSILRVSVSVIFTGLFLTIFFVFFNNTVLVNSNKHYTRIWKYKIKKQKPQLAQGYNIVQIENDKIFSAKTIDPKTEKITGLILLELDANMKLTEKIVAREAFWKEGNLELVDVSFSRFSNNRYSIKKFRTKKIPFDKKPSEFLNIKRNPDEMTYNELAQLIVRLDKSGIPSHQEQTHKHSKLAKPFAILVMLLLGIPFAVKMARTAKIFSFAVAIFIGFLYWGAVSISMALGMSRTLSPVVSAWFANILFLVIAAILIYRTERI; encoded by the coding sequence ATGAAAATCGTTGATAGATATCTATTAAGAGCATTTCTGAAATCGTTACTTCTATCAGTTGTAATTTTCTTATTTATTATCTGTATAACATATATTTTTGACCGGATTAATATAATTTTTAAGTTCAACGCACCGCTTTCGTTATTTTTGCTTTCTTTATGGTATTCATTACCGAACTGGTTCGCACTTGTATTCCCAGTCGCAGGACTGTTGGCAGTACTGTTTTCACTCGGTGATTTAGCAAGAAATAACGAAATTACTGCATTAAGAACTTCAGGTTTGAGTATTTTACGGGTTTCAGTATCTGTAATTTTTACTGGATTATTTCTGACAATTTTTTTTGTTTTTTTTAATAATACAGTGCTGGTAAACTCAAATAAGCATTATACAAGAATCTGGAAGTACAAAATCAAAAAACAGAAACCTCAACTGGCTCAGGGCTACAATATCGTCCAGATTGAAAATGACAAAATTTTTTCTGCCAAAACGATAGACCCAAAAACTGAAAAAATAACAGGACTGATTCTGCTTGAACTTGATGCTAATATGAAGTTAACTGAAAAAATTGTTGCCAGAGAGGCATTCTGGAAAGAAGGCAATTTAGAACTTGTTGATGTAAGTTTTAGCCGGTTTAGTAATAACAGGTATTCTATAAAGAAGTTCAGAACAAAAAAGATACCGTTTGACAAGAAGCCATCTGAATTTCTAAATATAAAACGAAACCCAGATGAGATGACATATAACGAGTTAGCCCAACTGATAGTTAGATTAGACAAATCAGGTATTCCATCACATCAGGAACAAACCCACAAACACTCCAAACTGGCGAAACCATTCGCGATATTAGTAATGCTGCTTTTAGGAATACCGTTTGCGGTAAAGATGGCGAGAACTGCGAAAATATTCTCGTTTGCAGTCGCAATTTTTATTGGTTTTTTATACTGGGGTGCAGTATCTATCTCAATGGCGTTAGGAATGAGCCGAACTTTGAGCCCTGTTGTGTCCGCATGGTTTGCAAATATTTTATTTTTAGTGATTGCTGCAATTTTGATTTACAGAACAGAACGAATATAA